One Actinospica robiniae DSM 44927 genomic region harbors:
- a CDS encoding FUSC family protein, which translates to MSTYSETFHALRPTAKVVSVPRAQVDLRRGARLGMGVFVPLAAGVSLGHPEYGVFAALGALTAGFAATTGARAGQHAHAVLLSGLGMAVSGFAGAALAQKPWALLGVLVAATFAAGLCGVFSQRFGIACLQWPVALLLATTTPAQPVQRAVLLLAGGAWQALLTALDRRGESTETNRDSDGRRHGRGLGHRDGNGAGEVRSGEYKRRLRSIGTRLRAGLDPRFQHGQHVLRLTVVTALTHVIAVSLAVSHGYWAAVTALLVLKPGHTATIRRGLDRIGGTVFGVLFGVVLASVGALGNVPLLLVAAVTICLAYTVFTANYFVFCVFLTGFVVLLLDLLGQSASETAVSRLVATALGGTIALVASHIRPQARPNG; encoded by the coding sequence GTGTCCACGTACTCGGAGACCTTCCACGCGTTACGCCCGACCGCGAAGGTCGTCTCGGTCCCGCGCGCCCAGGTCGACTTACGCCGCGGCGCACGCCTCGGGATGGGCGTGTTCGTCCCGCTGGCCGCGGGCGTCTCGCTCGGCCATCCGGAGTACGGAGTGTTCGCCGCGCTCGGCGCTCTGACGGCCGGATTCGCCGCGACCACCGGTGCTCGCGCCGGCCAGCACGCGCACGCGGTGCTGCTCAGCGGCCTAGGCATGGCGGTGTCGGGCTTCGCCGGGGCAGCGCTCGCCCAGAAGCCCTGGGCCTTGCTCGGCGTCCTGGTGGCGGCGACGTTCGCGGCCGGGCTGTGCGGGGTGTTCAGCCAGCGGTTCGGTATCGCGTGCCTGCAGTGGCCGGTGGCGCTGCTGCTCGCCACGACGACACCTGCGCAACCGGTGCAGCGCGCGGTGCTTCTGCTGGCCGGCGGCGCCTGGCAGGCGCTGTTGACCGCGCTCGACCGCCGCGGCGAATCCACCGAGACCAACCGCGACAGTGACGGCCGCAGACACGGCCGCGGCCTTGGACACCGCGACGGCAACGGTGCCGGCGAAGTCCGCAGCGGCGAGTACAAGCGCAGGCTCCGATCCATCGGCACGAGACTCCGGGCCGGGCTCGACCCTCGCTTCCAACACGGACAACACGTACTGCGGCTGACCGTCGTCACCGCGCTCACCCACGTGATCGCGGTCTCCTTGGCGGTCTCGCACGGATACTGGGCCGCGGTAACGGCGTTGCTGGTCCTCAAGCCAGGGCACACCGCGACCATCCGGCGCGGCCTCGACCGCATCGGCGGCACCGTCTTCGGCGTGCTGTTCGGCGTGGTCCTCGCCAGCGTAGGCGCGCTCGGCAACGTGCCGCTGCTGCTTGTCGCCGCCGTGACAATCTGCCTCGCCTACACCGTCTTCACCGCGAACTACTTCGTGTTCTGCGTCTTCCTGACCGGCTTCGTCGTGCTGCTGCTCGACCTGCTCGGGCAGAGCGCGTCGGAGACCGCCGTCTCCCGTCTCGTCGCCACTGCGCTGGGCGGCACCATCGCCCTCGTGGCCTCGCACATCCGCCCGCAGGCTCGGCCGAACGGGTGA
- a CDS encoding CGNR zinc finger domain-containing protein, producing the protein MSGAQNPTVEAVVEAEKVEPSYVAGHPVLDFVNTVAWRADESRRVDRVADAAEWARWAARAGLSASSLPDETTLRGLREALAVVLDALVDGTAPPSGAWDMLRDAFLAAREAAELPPAFPLRPVPATVSGELALLAEELLGDARELSCLHRCAGPGCGWFFLDRTRNGARRWCSSGDCGNRDRARRHYARTRKAAQ; encoded by the coding sequence GTGAGCGGCGCGCAGAATCCCACCGTCGAGGCGGTTGTCGAGGCCGAGAAGGTCGAGCCGTCCTACGTGGCAGGCCACCCCGTTTTGGACTTCGTCAACACCGTCGCCTGGCGCGCTGACGAGAGCCGCCGGGTGGATCGCGTGGCGGACGCAGCCGAATGGGCGCGATGGGCGGCCAGGGCCGGCCTCAGCGCGAGTTCGCTGCCCGATGAGACGACGTTGCGCGGCCTGCGCGAAGCTCTCGCGGTGGTGCTGGACGCGCTTGTAGACGGCACTGCTCCTCCTTCCGGCGCCTGGGACATGCTGCGCGATGCCTTCCTCGCCGCCCGCGAAGCCGCCGAACTGCCGCCGGCCTTTCCATTGCGGCCGGTCCCGGCGACCGTGTCCGGCGAGCTCGCATTGCTGGCGGAGGAATTGCTCGGCGATGCTCGGGAACTGTCCTGTCTGCATCGCTGCGCGGGGCCAGGCTGCGGCTGGTTCTTCCTGGATCGCACCCGCAACGGCGCCCGCCGCTGGTGCAGTTCCGGTGACTGTGGCAACCGCGACCGGGCCCGGCGTCATTACGCGCGCACGCGAAAGGCCGCCCAGTAA
- a CDS encoding hemerythrin domain-containing protein gives MVHTGFRREFGLMPSLVRAVTDGDRQRVAIVADHIDLLGIALHEHHHGEDQALWPLLLERCPTDLAPVVHGMQEDHDRIAGLISELAHAVTAWRANADPNDRAAAAGILDQLLPVLREHLGTEVRLVMPLVEQYISAAEWNTMSAVHSNNRTPDQIALTFGMVMYEGEPAAIQDHLKDLPPATRPVFEKAARTAYAAYAKILYGTSTPPRIGIDI, from the coding sequence ATGGTGCACACCGGCTTCCGCCGAGAGTTCGGCCTCATGCCGAGCCTCGTCCGGGCCGTCACAGACGGAGACCGGCAGCGCGTGGCCATCGTCGCCGACCACATCGACCTGCTGGGCATCGCGCTGCACGAGCACCACCACGGTGAGGACCAAGCGCTCTGGCCCCTGCTGCTGGAGCGCTGCCCGACCGACCTTGCGCCGGTGGTGCACGGGATGCAGGAAGACCACGACCGGATCGCCGGGCTGATCAGCGAGCTCGCCCACGCGGTGACGGCGTGGCGCGCCAATGCCGACCCGAACGACCGCGCCGCCGCCGCAGGCATCCTGGACCAGTTGCTCCCGGTGCTGCGTGAGCACCTCGGCACGGAGGTGCGGCTGGTAATGCCCCTGGTCGAGCAGTACATCAGCGCTGCCGAGTGGAACACGATGAGTGCGGTGCACAGCAACAATCGCACGCCGGACCAAATCGCGCTCACCTTCGGCATGGTCATGTACGAGGGTGAGCCGGCCGCCATCCAGGACCATTTGAAGGATCTGCCGCCTGCGACCCGTCCGGTGTTCGAAAAGGCCGCGCGGACGGCTTATGCCGCGTACGCGAAGATTCTGTACGGCACCTCGACCCCGCCCCGCATCGGCATCGATATCTGA
- a CDS encoding response regulator codes for MPKVLVVDDEPMVRVFLRTILGSAEDIEVVADAHDGEAALEAVRRCQPDVVLMDLRMPGMDGLTAIERINELRNPPNIVVLTTFDADPYVLRALRAGATGFLVKSTPPEDLIGLVRTAAQGHTVLSPAAARRLVAASTDSLSVQSRARELVDSLTEREVQVLAGLGEGLTNAQIAARLFLSEATIKGYVSRTLDKLGCVNRTQAGLLAHDAGITDS; via the coding sequence ATGCCCAAGGTGCTTGTGGTGGACGACGAACCCATGGTGCGCGTGTTTCTGCGTACCATCCTCGGCTCGGCCGAGGACATCGAGGTCGTCGCGGACGCGCACGACGGGGAGGCTGCCCTTGAAGCCGTCCGCCGTTGTCAGCCGGACGTCGTCCTGATGGACCTGCGCATGCCGGGCATGGACGGGCTGACCGCGATCGAGCGCATCAATGAGCTGCGGAACCCTCCGAATATCGTGGTATTGACGACTTTCGACGCCGACCCCTATGTGCTGCGCGCGCTACGGGCGGGGGCGACCGGCTTCCTGGTCAAGTCGACACCGCCGGAGGACCTGATCGGGCTGGTACGGACCGCGGCTCAGGGGCACACCGTTCTGTCGCCGGCCGCCGCGCGCCGGCTCGTCGCGGCGTCGACGGACAGTCTGTCGGTCCAGTCGCGCGCACGTGAACTGGTCGACTCGCTGACCGAGCGGGAGGTCCAGGTGCTGGCCGGTCTGGGTGAGGGACTGACGAACGCGCAGATCGCGGCGCGACTGTTCCTCTCCGAGGCGACGATCAAGGGCTATGTCTCGCGCACCTTGGACAAGCTTGGGTGCGTCAACCGCACACAGGCCGGACTTCTCGCGCACGACGCCGGGATCACCGACTCGTAG
- a CDS encoding TlpA family protein disulfide reductase, with amino-acid sequence MAILTAAVILLSILVILDLVLSAAVIRRMRVYESARNAPPDRGGLADGAPVPEFATTTADGAEFATASLAGARTLLGFFATSCTHCVAAAPALADRAGRLAAEGVEVVPVLTMDEVGALDGVAESMRADLAKAGTLITEPRPGPVVSAFQIRATPSYVLVGPDGKVLTSGYTVDECLAALV; translated from the coding sequence GTGGCAATCCTGACCGCCGCCGTCATTCTGCTTTCCATCCTTGTCATCCTCGACTTGGTTCTCTCCGCCGCGGTGATCCGCCGCATGCGGGTCTACGAGTCCGCCCGTAACGCCCCGCCGGACCGCGGCGGCCTCGCCGACGGCGCGCCGGTGCCCGAGTTCGCCACGACCACCGCCGACGGCGCCGAATTCGCCACCGCGAGCCTCGCCGGAGCGCGCACGCTGCTGGGGTTCTTCGCGACCTCCTGCACGCACTGCGTGGCGGCCGCGCCCGCCCTCGCGGACCGGGCCGGCCGGCTCGCCGCCGAGGGCGTCGAGGTGGTGCCGGTGCTGACCATGGACGAGGTCGGCGCGCTCGACGGGGTGGCCGAGAGCATGCGCGCGGATCTGGCGAAGGCCGGCACGCTGATCACCGAGCCCAGGCCGGGACCGGTCGTCTCCGCCTTCCAGATCAGGGCGACGCCGTCGTACGTGCTGGTCGGGCCGGACGGCAAGGTGCTGACCTCCGGCTACACCGTGGACGAGTGTCTGGCCGCGCTGGTCTGA
- a CDS encoding MauE/DoxX family redox-associated membrane protein produces the protein MTYTTLGLSISISGVFLLSAAGKLRGRAAFEEFAVSVGVLGGLPARWVRSAALALAAAEPAVALLVLVPATAPVGLGAAAILLAAFTIALVRALRRRIRTPCHCFGADAAPVGRRHVGRNAVLLGAVALDLALLPGRSGARLEPAGIALCLLAAAAAVAGVALLDDIAALFAPAPEHLR, from the coding sequence ATGACGTATACGACGTTGGGTCTGAGCATATCCATATCAGGTGTCTTTCTTCTTTCCGCGGCCGGGAAGCTGCGCGGCCGCGCGGCGTTCGAGGAGTTCGCCGTCTCGGTCGGAGTCCTCGGGGGGCTGCCGGCGCGGTGGGTCCGCTCGGCCGCGCTCGCGCTGGCCGCGGCTGAGCCGGCGGTGGCCTTGCTGGTGCTGGTCCCGGCCACCGCGCCGGTCGGCCTGGGCGCCGCCGCGATCCTGTTGGCGGCCTTCACGATCGCGCTGGTCCGGGCCCTGCGACGGCGGATCCGCACGCCCTGCCACTGCTTCGGCGCGGACGCGGCGCCGGTCGGCCGGCGGCACGTCGGGCGCAACGCGGTCCTGCTGGGCGCGGTCGCGCTCGACCTCGCCCTGCTGCCCGGGCGGTCGGGCGCCCGGCTCGAACCCGCGGGTATCGCGCTTTGCCTGCTCGCCGCGGCCGCCGCCGTCGCAGGGGTCGCCTTGCTCGACGATATCGCGGCCTTGTTCGCCCCGGCACCGGAACACCTGCGTTGA
- a CDS encoding LLM class flavin-dependent oxidoreductase, with translation MYERTIRFGLCVTPDIDDVAGAVALARAADDGGLDLLGIQDHPYYPEFLDTLSLVAYLGALTTRVRLLTDVANLGVRPVPMLAKTAASLDALTGGRFELGIGSGASPEGVASLGGRPLGGAAAVNHVAAALRDLRETQPAPLWVGAHGTRMLGVIGQLADGWICPLNAYVPPSAVPERQAAIDRAASEAGRTASDVRRLYNVLGAIDGDGDQGLFGTSEHWARTLAGWTGELGFDTFVFWPTTSHLNQARRFIDEVVPRVRELMAGPDRHQGRAT, from the coding sequence ATGTATGAGCGAACGATCCGGTTCGGGCTGTGCGTGACACCCGACATCGACGACGTCGCCGGGGCGGTCGCGCTGGCCAGAGCGGCCGACGACGGTGGGCTCGATCTGCTCGGTATCCAGGATCACCCGTACTACCCGGAATTCCTCGACACGCTCAGCCTGGTTGCGTATCTCGGCGCGCTCACCACCCGGGTGCGACTGCTGACCGATGTGGCCAATCTCGGCGTGCGTCCGGTGCCGATGCTCGCGAAGACGGCCGCCAGCCTGGACGCACTGACCGGCGGTCGGTTCGAGCTCGGCATCGGCTCCGGCGCGTCACCGGAGGGGGTCGCGAGCCTGGGCGGTCGCCCGCTCGGGGGCGCAGCGGCGGTCAACCATGTCGCCGCCGCTCTGCGTGACCTTCGCGAGACGCAGCCCGCTCCGTTGTGGGTCGGAGCCCACGGCACGCGGATGCTGGGGGTGATCGGACAACTGGCCGACGGATGGATATGCCCGCTGAACGCCTACGTGCCGCCCTCGGCCGTACCCGAACGGCAAGCGGCCATCGACCGGGCTGCGAGCGAAGCCGGACGCACGGCGTCGGACGTCCGGCGCCTCTACAACGTACTGGGCGCCATCGACGGCGACGGCGACCAGGGCTTGTTCGGCACCAGTGAGCACTGGGCGCGGACGCTGGCGGGCTGGACCGGTGAACTCGGCTTCGACACTTTCGTCTTCTGGCCCACCACCAGCCATCTGAATCAGGCGCGGCGCTTCATCGACGAGGTGGTGCCGAGGGTCCGAGAGCTCATGGCCGGACCAGACCGTCACCAGGGAAGGGCCACATGA
- a CDS encoding SigE family RNA polymerase sigma factor produces MRETDEEGFHEFVASRWPRLVRLALGLTGDLHLAEDLVQTALAKVYASWRRVRQAEDLDGYVYRVLCNANHDRFRKHRVVEDYGVLLSEPGEPDETATVEERAALWAALAELAPKQRAAVLLRYFEDLTEAQTAAVLGVSIGTVKSQTSDALRRLRTSPHLTDGGSR; encoded by the coding sequence GTGCGAGAAACGGACGAGGAGGGATTCCATGAGTTCGTCGCCAGCCGCTGGCCGAGGCTGGTGCGCCTGGCCCTCGGGCTCACCGGGGATCTTCATCTGGCCGAGGACCTGGTGCAGACCGCGCTGGCCAAGGTGTACGCCTCGTGGAGGCGAGTGCGGCAAGCGGAGGATCTCGACGGCTACGTCTATCGGGTCCTTTGCAACGCCAACCACGACCGGTTCCGCAAACACCGGGTGGTCGAGGACTACGGAGTGCTGCTGTCCGAGCCCGGGGAGCCGGACGAAACCGCGACCGTGGAAGAGCGCGCCGCCTTGTGGGCGGCGTTGGCCGAGCTCGCGCCCAAACAGCGCGCGGCGGTACTGCTGCGCTACTTCGAGGATCTGACCGAGGCGCAGACCGCCGCCGTTCTCGGTGTGTCGATCGGCACCGTCAAAAGCCAGACCTCTGATGCTCTGCGCCGACTGCGCACAAGCCCGCACTTGACGGACGGAGGCTCGCGATGA
- a CDS encoding winged helix-turn-helix transcriptional regulator, with the protein MDTARPTPDRTATDEACRAFQPVLEFLGRRWVGIVLLAGQRGARRFSQYRAMVPGISDRLLTQRLRELEQHGLIERTVIPTTPVQILYTPTQRGEGLMDATRPLLAWSLANPPE; encoded by the coding sequence GTGGATACCGCTCGCCCGACCCCGGACAGGACGGCCACCGACGAGGCATGCCGCGCCTTCCAACCCGTTCTGGAATTTCTCGGGCGCCGCTGGGTGGGCATCGTGCTGCTCGCGGGGCAGCGCGGCGCACGGCGGTTCAGCCAGTACCGCGCGATGGTGCCCGGCATCTCCGACCGCCTGCTCACACAGCGTCTGCGCGAACTGGAGCAGCACGGCTTGATCGAGCGTACGGTCATCCCGACCACCCCGGTGCAGATCCTCTACACACCGACTCAGCGAGGCGAGGGCCTAATGGACGCCACGCGGCCGCTACTCGCGTGGAGCCTTGCCAATCCGCCGGAGTGA
- a CDS encoding DUF4253 domain-containing protein: MPGDAAGLAAVLGSWERRFGARGIALRRDTLFVSVSAAQITRLQTAHIACEHFVFAPDDVLQNSDSFPEYIDALIDVNPWGFWSD, from the coding sequence ATTCCCGGCGACGCCGCCGGTCTTGCCGCGGTGCTGGGCAGCTGGGAGCGCCGCTTCGGCGCGCGGGGGATCGCGCTGCGGCGCGACACCCTCTTCGTGAGCGTCTCCGCTGCACAGATTACCCGTCTCCAAACCGCGCACATCGCCTGTGAGCACTTCGTCTTCGCGCCCGACGACGTATTGCAGAACTCAGATTCGTTTCCCGAGTACATCGACGCGCTCATCGATGTCAACCCATGGGGTTTCTGGTCGGACTGA
- a CDS encoding integrase core domain-containing protein, producing MCAALDPASRQGPDPADSRRESLPGNERIAGELVKPGHRIAKPTSGSGTAPDSSPRHSCGLEDCGLRVLRSPPQSPRANAVCERLVGTLRREVLDHLLILNEAHLRAFLAEYTAHYNAARLHQGIGRHVPNDDPDHPKRRSSTWRPRESVENESLAVLSANIG from the coding sequence TTGTGTGCGGCACTCGACCCAGCCAGCCGTCAAGGCCCTGATCCTGCGGATAGCCGGCGAGAATCCCTACCGGGTAACGAGCGCATCGCGGGCGAACTGGTCAAGCCCGGGCATCGGATCGCGAAGCCCACCTCTGGTTCCGGGACAGCGCCGGACAGTTCACCGAGACATTCATGCGGTCTCGAGGACTGTGGACTACGAGTTCTACGAAGCCCGCCGCAGTCGCCACGGGCGAACGCCGTGTGCGAACGCCTGGTCGGTACGCTACGGCGCGAGGTGCTCGACCACCTGTTGATCCTGAACGAGGCACACCTGCGCGCCTTCCTGGCTGAATACACGGCGCACTACAACGCAGCCCGCCTACACCAGGGTATCGGCCGGCACGTTCCGAACGACGATCCGGACCATCCCAAGCGAAGGTCGTCGACCTGGAGACCGCGCGAGTCCGTCGAAAACGAGTCCTTGGCGGTCTTATCAGCGAATATCGGGTAG
- a CDS encoding AzlC family ABC transporter permease: MVAALSAGGGTLAAVVAAALVDVRFIPLGIAIAGDLRGGRFRRALEGQTVVDGSWAAAHLGDGRFDRLLLFGATAVQWPAWVAGTVIGVALAPGAGLTHALGLDALTPALFAILLLDELKRGREGRLSAGIGAVVAAALIAVAPAGLALVAGSGAATLVALARTGKADRADAEAAA, translated from the coding sequence ATGGTGGCGGCGCTCAGCGCGGGCGGCGGCACGCTCGCGGCAGTGGTCGCGGCCGCGTTGGTCGACGTGCGTTTCATTCCGCTGGGGATAGCCATCGCCGGCGATCTGCGGGGCGGCCGGTTCCGCCGGGCGCTTGAGGGGCAGACCGTGGTCGACGGATCGTGGGCGGCGGCGCACCTGGGCGACGGCCGCTTCGACAGACTGCTGCTCTTCGGAGCAACGGCAGTCCAGTGGCCGGCTTGGGTGGCGGGCACCGTCATCGGCGTGGCCCTTGCCCCCGGTGCCGGACTCACGCACGCTCTGGGCCTCGACGCGCTCACACCGGCGCTTTTCGCCATCCTGCTCCTCGACGAACTCAAGCGCGGACGGGAAGGCCGGCTGTCCGCCGGCATCGGCGCGGTGGTTGCGGCCGCGTTGATCGCCGTCGCTCCCGCGGGGCTCGCCCTGGTCGCCGGCTCGGGCGCGGCAACGCTGGTCGCGCTTGCGCGCACGGGCAAGGCCGATCGCGCGGACGCGGAGGCGGCCGCGTGA
- a CDS encoding ABC transporter ATP-binding protein: MAESEAGADRGARVLAGRAAGSVALVARAAPGMLALRGASTVLDGAWPVATAWLASLLIDRLATGHGPDPVLLAALAAALGAATAVARYLGQYAGQEIGRRVTERTRSELFAAVVRDPGIARLEDPGYHDRLQLAQQASQLGPAQLVDALLAVLGGAVTAVGFVSALAARYPLVAALVLISTLPALYGQIGLGRLRVRTLEAASPRQRRQVFYAMLLLDLRAAKEIRLFGLGEFFRTRMIGELRATQEAQRTADRAAVRLDGGLALLSAAVSGLALILAVRRLEHGQGTVGDLAVLTAAIASVQGALAGILAQVALAGQSLTMFGHYQALTRDPAVPAGPAALAAPAPAPSAPPLRTGIRFDDVWFRYQQDQPWVLRGLDLGIPHGACVALVGLNGAGKSTLVKLLCRLYEPTKGSIGWDGTDLARFDPASLRSRIGAVFQDHMAFDLTAAENIAVGDLSALVDPPRLRAAARRAGIDDKLAALPEGYATMLSRMYGTSEERRSAGVAGRGDAVLRSPGGVVLSGGQWQRVAIARAMLREEADLLILDEPSSGLDPRAEHEIHRMLGRLRRGRTSLLISHRLNAVREADLIVVLEDGRIVERGTHEQLTSDGGRYAELVRLQAAGYRPVEPVPSRGKA, encoded by the coding sequence ATGGCGGAATCGGAAGCCGGCGCGGACCGCGGCGCGCGCGTCCTGGCGGGGCGCGCGGCCGGTTCGGTCGCCCTGGTGGCGCGGGCGGCGCCGGGGATGCTCGCGCTGCGCGGCGCCTCGACCGTGCTCGACGGCGCTTGGCCGGTGGCGACGGCGTGGCTGGCGAGCCTCCTGATCGACCGGCTCGCCACCGGGCACGGCCCCGACCCGGTGCTGTTGGCCGCGCTGGCGGCCGCGCTCGGCGCGGCGACCGCCGTGGCCCGCTACCTGGGCCAGTACGCCGGGCAGGAGATCGGCCGGCGCGTCACCGAGCGCACCCGCTCCGAGCTGTTCGCCGCCGTGGTGCGCGACCCGGGCATCGCAAGGCTCGAAGACCCGGGCTACCACGACCGGCTGCAGCTGGCCCAGCAGGCCAGCCAGCTCGGGCCGGCCCAGCTGGTCGACGCGCTGCTGGCCGTCCTCGGCGGCGCGGTCACCGCCGTGGGGTTCGTCTCGGCGCTGGCCGCGCGCTACCCGCTGGTCGCGGCGCTCGTGCTGATCTCGACGCTGCCCGCGCTCTACGGGCAGATCGGCCTGGGCCGGCTGCGGGTGCGCACGCTGGAGGCCGCCAGCCCGCGGCAGCGGCGGCAGGTGTTCTACGCCATGCTGCTGCTGGATCTGCGCGCGGCCAAGGAGATCAGGCTCTTCGGCCTCGGCGAGTTCTTCCGCACCCGGATGATCGGCGAGCTGCGCGCCACCCAGGAGGCCCAGCGCACGGCGGACCGCGCCGCCGTGCGGCTCGATGGCGGCCTGGCGCTGCTCAGCGCGGCGGTGTCCGGCCTCGCGCTCATCCTGGCGGTGCGGCGGCTCGAGCACGGCCAGGGGACGGTGGGCGACCTGGCCGTGCTGACCGCCGCGATCGCGTCGGTGCAAGGCGCCCTCGCCGGGATCCTCGCCCAGGTCGCGCTCGCCGGGCAGAGCCTGACCATGTTCGGGCACTACCAGGCGCTGACCCGCGACCCCGCGGTGCCCGCCGGTCCGGCGGCCCTGGCCGCCCCGGCCCCGGCGCCGAGCGCGCCGCCGCTGCGCACCGGCATCCGGTTCGACGACGTCTGGTTCCGCTACCAGCAGGACCAGCCCTGGGTCCTGCGCGGCCTCGACCTGGGCATCCCGCACGGCGCGTGCGTGGCGCTGGTCGGCCTCAACGGCGCCGGCAAGTCGACCCTCGTGAAACTGCTGTGCCGGCTCTACGAGCCGACCAAGGGCTCGATCGGCTGGGACGGCACGGATCTCGCGCGGTTCGACCCGGCGTCGCTGCGGTCCCGGATCGGCGCCGTCTTCCAGGACCACATGGCGTTCGACCTCACCGCCGCGGAGAACATCGCCGTCGGCGACCTCTCCGCGCTGGTGGACCCGCCGCGGCTGCGGGCCGCCGCCCGGCGGGCCGGCATCGACGACAAGCTCGCCGCGCTGCCCGAGGGCTACGCGACGATGCTCAGCCGGATGTACGGCACGTCCGAGGAGCGCAGGTCCGCGGGCGTCGCCGGGCGCGGCGACGCGGTCCTGCGCAGCCCCGGCGGGGTGGTGCTCTCCGGCGGCCAGTGGCAGCGGGTGGCGATCGCCCGGGCCATGCTGCGCGAGGAGGCCGATCTGCTGATCCTGGACGAGCCCTCCTCCGGCCTCGATCCCCGGGCGGAGCACGAGATCCACCGCATGCTCGGGCGGTTGCGCCGCGGCCGGACCAGCCTGCTGATCTCGCACCGGCTCAACGCGGTGCGCGAGGCCGATCTCATCGTCGTGCTCGAAGACGGCCGGATCGTGGAACGCGGCACCCACGAGCAGTTGACGTCGGACGGCGGCCGCTACGCGGAGCTGGTCCGGCTCCAGGCGGCCGGCTACCGGCCGGTCGAGCCCGTGCCGAGCCGGGGAAAGGCGTGA
- a CDS encoding nitroreductase/quinone reductase family protein, with protein sequence MASLNETVIAEFRANGGVLGGHWEGKSTLLLHTPGRKSGKNFVHPVVAAPHGNSYVICGSQGGAPVDPQWVANLEAVDGPVTIELGGRTLAAAHRVVRPDDQEWERLYGVFRAYWPDTVEYEKRTDRQFPVGVITPR encoded by the coding sequence ATGGCTTCGCTCAACGAAACGGTAATTGCGGAATTCCGGGCCAACGGCGGCGTGCTCGGCGGCCACTGGGAGGGCAAGTCGACCCTGCTGCTGCACACTCCTGGTCGCAAGTCCGGCAAGAACTTCGTCCACCCGGTCGTCGCGGCGCCCCACGGGAACTCGTACGTCATCTGCGGCAGCCAGGGTGGAGCCCCGGTCGATCCGCAATGGGTCGCCAACCTGGAGGCCGTCGACGGTCCGGTGACAATCGAACTCGGCGGCCGCACCCTCGCCGCCGCCCACCGGGTGGTGCGCCCCGACGACCAGGAGTGGGAGCGCCTGTACGGTGTTTTCCGCGCCTACTGGCCTGACACGGTTGAATACGAGAAGCGGACCGACCGGCAGTTCCCGGTCGGCGTCATCACGCCCCGCTGA
- a CDS encoding LysR family transcriptional regulator, whose amino-acid sequence MQIEELRWFATLCETEHMGRAATELGLSQPGLSRALARIEDELGAPLFDRRGRVLTLNRFGRTFLEHAERILAEDEAGRRAVAELASPQTGIVALAFLYTVGNWLVPRLLLSFRAAYPNVRFHLVQGGNSANLRALERGEVDLVITSPRPQDPGLAWRALRTERLYLAVPADHRLAQRKRVRVEEAAPGPFIATPQGTGLRESTEQLWQQAGVEPRIAFESDDVPALRGLVAVGLGVAVLPRSRTYDGRIDDSAERWIRYIPISGPNASRVLGLTWREDRWASPAVTAFRDAVAALAPELP is encoded by the coding sequence GTGCAGATCGAGGAGCTCCGATGGTTCGCCACCCTGTGTGAGACTGAGCACATGGGCCGAGCGGCGACGGAGCTCGGCCTGTCCCAGCCGGGCCTCTCGCGAGCGCTCGCCCGGATCGAGGACGAGCTGGGAGCGCCGCTGTTCGACCGCCGCGGCCGCGTGCTGACGCTCAACCGGTTCGGCCGGACCTTCCTTGAACACGCCGAGCGCATCCTGGCCGAGGACGAGGCGGGACGGCGCGCCGTCGCCGAGCTGGCCAGCCCGCAGACCGGCATCGTGGCGCTGGCGTTCCTCTACACCGTCGGCAACTGGCTGGTGCCGCGCTTGCTCCTGTCCTTCCGCGCCGCGTACCCGAACGTGCGCTTCCACCTGGTGCAAGGCGGCAACTCGGCGAACCTTCGGGCGCTCGAGCGCGGCGAGGTCGACCTCGTGATCACCTCGCCCCGCCCGCAGGACCCGGGCCTCGCCTGGCGCGCTCTGCGCACCGAGCGCCTCTACCTCGCCGTCCCCGCCGACCACCGGCTCGCCCAGCGCAAACGGGTACGCGTCGAAGAGGCCGCGCCAGGGCCCTTCATCGCCACTCCGCAGGGCACCGGCCTGCGCGAATCCACCGAGCAGCTCTGGCAGCAGGCCGGCGTCGAACCGCGGATCGCCTTCGAGAGCGACGACGTGCCCGCGCTGCGCGGCCTGGTCGCCGTCGGCCTCGGCGTCGCGGTGCTCCCCCGCTCCCGCACCTACGACGGCCGGATCGACGACTCGGCCGAGCGCTGGATCCGCTACATTCCGATCAGCGGCCCGAACGCCTCCCGCGTCCTCGGCCTGACCTGGCGCGAAGACCGCTGGGCCTCCCCCGCCGTCACCGCCTTCCGCGACGCGGTGGCCGCCCTCGCGCCGGAACTGCCCTGA